One segment of Thunnus thynnus chromosome 19, fThuThy2.1, whole genome shotgun sequence DNA contains the following:
- the LOC137170933 gene encoding beta-1,3-galactosyl-O-glycosyl-glycoprotein beta-1,6-N-acetylglucosaminyltransferase 4-like, which translates to MMSFLRLRRKQYITSLLSLVIVCVLLLVSMKYSSITESLPPFAVPGQKYDIDCSAVYDMDPMEVGKSLIIRENQIVEDKDESLVNLTSNCPFFIKSRGYDKVCLLEEEKDFPLAYSMVVHKSAWMVERLIKAIYSPSNIYCIHYDQKSPAQFIAAMEGLARCLPNIFIASKREAVFYASISRLKADLNCLSDLLRSEVKWKYVINLCGQDFPLKSNIELISELKKLNGTNMLETSRPSEQKKQRFTFHHELRDISFEYHKLPVKTDQTKTPPPHGIEMFSGNAYFVLSHDFVVYMDSSVVVKDFLAWSEDTYSPDEHFWATLVRLPGVPGEVPRSQPDITDLMSKTRLVKWQYLEENLYPPCTGKHIRSVCIYGAAETRWLLNYGHWFANKFDPKVDPIVIQCLEEKLEEKQRFFRSVSPACRKG; encoded by the coding sequence ATGATGTCATTTCTGAGACTAAGAAGAAAGCAGTACATCACTTCACTCCTGTCACTGGTCATTGTCTGTGTCCTGCTATTGGTCAGCATGAAGTACAGCTCCATCACTGAATCTTTACCTCCCTTCGCTGTTCCAGGTCAAAAATACGATATTGACTGCTCAGCTGTATATGACATGGACCCAATGGAGGTGGGTAAATCACTGATCATCAGGGAGAACCAAATTGTGGAAGACAAGGATGAAAGTCTGGTTAACCTCACTTCAAACTGCCCTTTCTTCATCAAATCCAGAGGTTATGATAAAGTGTGTCTCttagaggaggagaaagactTCCCTCTTGCTTATTCTATGGTTGTGCATAAATCTGCATGGATGGTGGAGAGACTCATCAAAGCAATATACTCACCGAGTAATATCTACTGTATCCACTATGATCAGAAGTCTCCAGCTCAATTTATCGCAGCCATGGAGGGTTTAGCACGCTGTTTGCCCAACATCTTCATCGCCTCCAAACGCGAGGCAGTCTTTTATGCAAGCATCAGTCGACTGAAAGCTGATCTgaactgtctgtctgacctttTGAGGTCAGAAGTTAAGTGGAAGTATGTCATCAATCTCTGCGGCCAAGATTTCCCCCTCAAGTCCAATATCGAGCTAATCTCAGAACTGAAGAAATTAAATGGCACTAATATGTTGGAGACAAGCCGACCAAGTGAGCAGAAGAAGCAGAGGTTCACCTTTCACCACGAGCTGAGAGACATCAGCTTTGAGTATCATAAACTACCGGTGAAAACGGACCAGACTAAGACCCCGCCACCCCATGGTATTGAGATGTTCTCTGGCAATGCCTACTTTGTCTTGTCACATGACTTTGTTGTGTACATGGACTCCTCCGTTGTGGTGAAAGATTTTTTGGCGTGGTCAGAGGACACCTACTCACCTGATGAACACTTCTGGGCCACGCTTGTGCGACTGCCTGGTGTACCCGGGGAGGTGCCCAGATCCCAGCCTGATATCACTGACCTGATGAGTAAGACCAGGCTGGTGAAGTGGCAGTATCTGGAGGAGAACCTCTACCCACCCTGCACAGGGAAACACATTCGCAGCGTTTGTATTTATGGTGCAGCGGAGACACGTTGGTTACTGAACTACGGTCACTGGTTCGCCAATAAATTTGACCCCAAAGTGGACCCCATTGTCATTCAGTGCCTTGAAGAGAagctggaggaaaaacaaaggtTTTTCCGATCAGTATCACCAGCCTGCCGGAAAGGATAA
- the LOC137170931 gene encoding 3-hydroxy-3-methylglutaryl-coenzyme A reductase-like, which yields MLARLFRLHGLLVASHPWEVIIGTLAVTVCLMSMNSLAANSQMCSWNECPKVEEKVHSSDVIILTVTRCIAIVYIYFQFKNLRQLGSKYILGIAGLFTVFSSFVFSTVVIHFFGKELTGLNEALPFFLLLIDLSKACALAKFALSSNSQEEVRENISQGMAILGPTFTLDALVECLVIGIGTMSGVPQLEIMCCFGCMSVLANYFVFMTFFPACVSLVLELSRESREGRPIWQLSHFARVLAEEEDNKPNPVTQRVKIIMSLGLALVHAHTRLAAERSGQNRTVEGPVEKRLDSGSTMWPLQLSSMDLEQVITLGLALLLAVKYVFFEQTETESSLSLKSPIISSPPTQKPRAAEDCCRREFPPHKPQNSTTATSNPPSSSPAVSDSKLSTEADAPFREKDATQPTAASRENNGPCVSCFEESLAPCSSNPEPRPLEECMSILSDPQRGARFLSDAEVMNLVASRNILNYKLETVLETPERGVAIRRELLSPKLPVASALTHLPYKDYDYSKVMGTCCENVIGYMPVPVGVAGPLLLDEKQFHIPMATTEGCLVASTNRGCRALSLSGGCRSRILADSMTRGPVVRLPSACRAAEVKVWLETSDGFSAIKEAFQQTSRFARLEKLMVGLAGRNLYIRFQSQTGDAMGMNMLSKGSEQALLRLKQQYPEMEVLSVSGNYCTDKKSAAINWIMGRGKSAVCEATIPAKVVREVLKSSTAALVELNINKNLVGSAMAGSIGGFNAHAANIVAAIYIACGQDPAQTVGSSNCITQMEPAGPDGEDLYISCTMPSIELGTVGGGTNLPPQQACLQMLGVQGSSPHEPGENARQLARVVCATVLAGELSLMAALAAGHLVKSHMIHNRSKTNLAQTPSSKPESCVT from the exons ATGTTGGCACGTCTGTTCAGGCTGCACGGCCTGCTGGTGGCCTCCCACCCGTGGGAGGTGATAATAGGCACCCTCGCTGTCACCGTCTGCCTCATGTCCATGAACAGCCTGGCAGCAAACAGCCAGATGTGCAGCTGGAACGAATGTCCCAAAGTGGAAGAG AAAGTCCACAGCAGTGACGTCATCATCTTAACGGTCACACGCTGCATCGCGATCGTTTACATCTATTTCCAGTTTAAGAATCTTCGACAGCTGGGATCCAAATATATACTGG GTATCGCAGGTTTATTCACAGTGTTTTCCAGCTTTGTTTTCAGTACAGTGGTCATCCACTTCTTCGGGAAAGAGCTGACAGGCCTCAA TGAAGCGCTGCCGttcttcctcctgctcatcGACCTGTCCAAAGCCTGCGCGCTGGCCAAGTTCGCCCTCAGCTCAAACTCTCAG gaggaggtgagggagaATATCTCCCAGGGAATGGCCATCCTGGGTCCCACCTTCACCCTGGATGCTCTGGTGGAGTGTCTGGTCATCGGCATCGGCACCATGTCGG GTGTGCCTCAGTTAGAGATCATGTGTTGTTTTGGCTGTATGTCCGTTCTGGCCAATTACTTCGTCTTCATGACCTTCTTCCCTGCCTGCGTCTCGCTGGTCCTGGAG CTGTCCAGGGAAAGTCGTGAAGGCCGTCCTATCTGGCAGCTGAGCCACTTTGCCCGTGTGCTGGCTGAAGAAGAGGACAACAAACCAAATCCTGTCACCCAGAGGGTTAAAATCATCATG TCTCTGGGCCTGGCTTTGGTTCACGCTCACACTCGACTAGCGGCCGAGCGTTCGGGTCAGAACCGCACAGTGGAGGGACCCGTAGAGAAGAGACTGGACTCCGGTAGCACCATGTGGCCTCTGCAGCTCTCCAG CATGGACCTGGAGCAGGTGATAACTCTGGGTCTGGCCCTGCTCCTGGCCGTGAAGTACGTCTTCTTTGAGCAAACGGAGACAGAGTCCTCCCTGTCCCTCAAGAGTCCCATTATCAGCTCCCCTCCTACCCAGAAGCCCAGAGCAGCCGAGGACTGCTGCCGGAGGGAATTCCCACCTCACAAACCCCAGAACAGCACCACAGCAACCAGcaaccctccctcctcctccccggcCGTGTCAGACTCTAAACTTTCCACTGAGGCCGACGCGCCGTTCAGAGAGAAGG ATGCGACTCAACCTACAGCAGCCTCGAGGGAGAACAACGGCCCCTGTGTCTCATGTTTCGAGGAGTCTCTCGCTCCTTGTAGCTCTAATCCGGAGCCCCGACCGCTGGAGGAATGTATGAGCATCCTCTCAGATCCTCAG AGAGGTGCTCGTTTCCTTAGTGACGCAGAGGTGATGAACCTCGTCGCCTCGCGTAACATCTTGAACTATAAGCTTGAAACTGTCCTGGAGACTCCAGAGAGGGGCGTGGCCATCAGGAGGGAATTGTTATCACCTAAGCTACCCGTCGCCTCCGCCTTGACTCATCTGCCTTATAAAGACTACGACTACTCTAAG GTGATGGGAACCTGCTGCGAGAACGTCATCGGCTACATGCCGGTGCCGGTAGGAGTGGCTGGTCCTCTTCTGTTAGATGAGAAGCAGTTTCACATTCCTATGGCGACCACAGAGGGCTGCCTGGTAGCGAGCACGAACAGAGGATGCAGGGCGCTTTCT CTGAGCGGTGGATGTCGCAGCAGGATCCTAGCTGACAGTATGACCCGGGGTCCTGTTGTGAGGCTGCCCTCAGCATGCCGGGCCGCAGAGGTCAAAGTCTGGCTCGAGACCTCCGACGGTTTCAGCGCGATCAAAGAGGCCTTCCAACAGACCAGCAG GTTCGCTCGTCTGGAGAAGCTGATGGTCGGATTAGCCGGGAGGAACTTGTACATCCGCTTCCAGTCGCAGACAGGAGACGCCATGGGCATGAACATGCTCTCCAAG GGGAGCGAGCAGGCTCTGCTCAGGCTCAAGCAGCAGTATCCAGAAATGGAGGTGTTGTCTGTCAGCGGCAACTACTGCACCGACAAGAAGTCTGCCGCCATAAACTGGATCATGGGCCGCGGCAAGTCTGCTGTGTGTGAGGCCACCATCCCCGCCAAGGTGGTCAGAGAG GTGCTGAAGAGCAGCACGGCGGCTCTGGTGGAGCTGAACATCAACAAGAACCTGGTGGGCTCAGCCATGGCGGGAAGCATCGGGGGCTTTAATGCTCATGCTGCCAACATTGTAGCAGCCATCTACATTGCATGCGGACAG GACCCGGCTCAGACGGTGGGGAGCTCCAACTGTATCACTCAGATGGAGCCTGCTGGTCCAGACGGGGAGGACCTGTACATCAGCTGCACCATGCCCTCCATAGAACTGGGAACTGTGGGAGGAGGCACCAACCTGCCGCCACAGCAGGCCTGTCTGCAG ATGCTTGGTGTCCAAGGCAGCAGCCCCCACGAGCCCGGTGAGAACGCCCGTCAGCTGGCCCGGGTGGTTTGTGCCACCGTCCTGGCGGGAGAGCTCTCCCTGATGGCCGCTCTGGCTGCTGGACACCTCGTCAAGAGCCACATGATCCACAACAG ATCTAAAACAAACTTAGCACAAACACCTTCGTCAAAGCCAGAAAGCTGCGTGACATAA